Proteins from one Acidobacteriota bacterium genomic window:
- a CDS encoding DPP IV N-terminal domain-containing protein: MVRRASRLPVPTLVILLVTVASLIAVVAQDRANYAPAAVTAADYARAEKFLGPGVSGLVVGGSVTPAWLPDERFSYRSVTADGTEFVLVDPVRRTRGPAFDHAKLAATLSAAAGITATARELPFQSIELSADTKMVSFDAAKRRWSCDVAGAKCVATGDAIGGRGAGGRGRGGQGGRGGRGDAAAGVTSPDGKRAVFVRDWNLWVREIATNQEKPLTTDGAKNFGYATDNAGWAGSDRAIALWSPDSKKVATYQQDEREVGDMYLVDTRVGHPTLKAWKYPLPGDKAVAMLQRVIIDVDAARVTRLQMPPDYHRATLGDNFSLNDMKWSPDAAQLAFASTSRDHKQATVRLADAATGAVRTVFDETVPTHFESIAGWQVLWTTNEVIWSSQRDDWGQLYLYDLASGKLKSQITSGEGPVTEIARVDEKTRTIWFTALGREKGQDPYFRHAYRIGMDGKNVVSLSPDDGDHTAQLSPSGRFFIDTYSKPDVPPVVTLRDGDGKLVMPLERADISKLLATGWKPPTPITMKAADGKTDIYGLLFRPTSFDPSKKYAVVNNAYPGPQSGSTGSRTFSAARGDRQALAELGFIVVTIDGRGTPNRSKSFHDAYYGAMGRDNTLPDQVAGMKDLARRFPWIDLDRAGMWGHSGGGFIAADAMFRYPDFFKVGISESGNHDQRNYEDDWGERYQGLLVKNADGTDNYAAEANQTLAKNLKGKLLLAHGMMDNNVPPSNTMLVVEALIKANKDFDLLVLPNQPHGYGDQAPYMMRRRWDYFVKWLLGAEPPKEFLMQPAPSGGRGQ, translated from the coding sequence ATGGTACGCCGCGCCAGTCGATTGCCGGTTCCAACGCTCGTCATTCTGCTCGTCACTGTCGCGTCTCTGATTGCCGTTGTTGCGCAAGATCGCGCGAACTACGCGCCGGCAGCCGTCACGGCCGCCGATTACGCACGGGCCGAGAAATTCCTCGGACCGGGCGTGTCGGGACTGGTCGTCGGCGGTTCCGTGACTCCCGCCTGGCTGCCGGATGAACGCTTCTCCTACCGCAGCGTCACCGCCGATGGGACGGAGTTCGTCCTCGTCGATCCGGTCAGGCGCACGCGCGGGCCGGCGTTCGATCACGCGAAGCTCGCGGCCACACTGTCGGCGGCGGCGGGCATCACGGCCACGGCGCGTGAGCTGCCGTTTCAGTCGATCGAACTCTCGGCGGACACGAAGATGGTGTCATTCGACGCGGCAAAGCGCCGATGGTCGTGCGACGTGGCCGGGGCGAAGTGCGTCGCCACAGGCGATGCGATTGGCGGACGCGGCGCGGGCGGGCGCGGGCGGGGGGGACAGGGCGGCCGGGGTGGCCGGGGTGACGCCGCCGCTGGCGTGACATCGCCGGACGGCAAGCGCGCGGTCTTCGTCCGCGACTGGAATCTCTGGGTGCGCGAGATCGCCACGAATCAGGAGAAACCGCTCACCACCGATGGCGCGAAGAACTTCGGGTACGCCACCGACAACGCGGGGTGGGCCGGAAGCGATCGCGCGATCGCGCTCTGGTCGCCGGATTCGAAGAAGGTCGCGACATACCAGCAGGACGAACGCGAGGTCGGCGACATGTACCTGGTCGACACCAGGGTCGGCCATCCCACGCTCAAGGCCTGGAAGTACCCGCTGCCCGGCGACAAGGCGGTGGCCATGCTGCAGCGCGTCATCATCGACGTCGACGCCGCGCGCGTCACGCGTCTCCAGATGCCGCCCGACTACCACCGCGCGACGCTCGGCGACAATTTCAGCCTCAACGACATGAAGTGGAGCCCGGACGCCGCACAACTGGCGTTCGCGTCCACGTCGCGCGATCACAAGCAGGCAACCGTCCGTCTCGCCGACGCCGCCACGGGTGCGGTGCGTACGGTGTTCGACGAGACGGTGCCCACGCACTTCGAATCAATCGCCGGCTGGCAGGTCCTGTGGACGACCAACGAAGTGATCTGGTCATCGCAGCGCGACGACTGGGGACAGCTCTATCTCTACGACCTGGCAAGCGGGAAGCTCAAGAGCCAGATCACCAGCGGCGAGGGCCCGGTGACAGAGATTGCACGGGTAGACGAGAAGACGCGGACCATCTGGTTCACGGCGCTCGGGCGCGAGAAAGGCCAGGATCCGTATTTCCGGCACGCCTACCGCATCGGAATGGACGGCAAGAATGTCGTGTCCTTGTCACCCGACGATGGCGACCACACGGCGCAGTTGTCGCCGTCAGGCCGCTTCTTCATCGACACGTACTCGAAGCCGGATGTTCCGCCGGTGGTCACGCTGCGGGACGGCGACGGCAAACTGGTGATGCCGCTCGAGCGGGCTGACATCTCGAAACTGCTCGCCACGGGCTGGAAGCCGCCGACGCCGATTACGATGAAGGCGGCCGACGGCAAGACGGACATCTACGGGCTGCTCTTCCGGCCGACCAGCTTTGATCCTTCGAAGAAGTACGCCGTCGTCAACAACGCGTACCCGGGCCCTCAATCGGGCAGCACGGGCTCACGCACGTTCTCGGCCGCCAGAGGCGACCGGCAGGCCCTCGCCGAACTCGGCTTCATCGTCGTCACGATCGACGGCCGCGGCACGCCAAACCGGTCCAAGTCGTTCCACGACGCGTACTACGGGGCGATGGGCCGCGACAACACGCTGCCGGACCAGGTGGCGGGTATGAAGGATCTGGCCCGCAGATTCCCCTGGATTGACCTCGACCGGGCCGGCATGTGGGGCCACTCTGGAGGCGGCTTCATCGCGGCCGACGCGATGTTCCGCTATCCGGACTTTTTCAAGGTGGGCATCTCGGAGTCGGGCAATCACGACCAGCGGAACTACGAAGACGACTGGGGCGAGCGGTACCAGGGTCTGCTGGTGAAGAACGCCGACGGCACAGACAACTACGCGGCCGAGGCCAACCAGACGCTGGCGAAGAACCTCAAGGGCAAGCTGCTGCTCGCGCACGGGATGATGGACAACAACGTCCCGCCGTCCAACACCATGCTGGTGGTCGAGGCGCTCATCAAGGCCAATAAGGATTTCGACCTGCTGGTGCTGCCGAATCAGCCGCATGGATACGGCGATCAGGCGCCGTACATGATGCGCCGGCGCTGGGATTACTTCGTCAAGTGGCTGCTCGGCGCGGAACCGCCGAAGGAGTTCCTGATGCAGCCAGCGCCGTCGGGCGGGCGCGGGCAGTAG
- a CDS encoding metal-dependent hydrolase: MQAGHAALAGTIASFAPQMTAAAGGPTIHGWEAIGVVFVTHFLPNLDIIPIKLKWAPDRFHCTYSHSLLFAAVVGLALWPINASWALLAVVSLLLHFAADLGSSVGLPLLLPFSRRKFSLYLWADTGHSGWFAFKSTYEQAWTWITEGGMFVVFAVRLYQLGVWPLG, encoded by the coding sequence GTGCAGGCCGGTCACGCCGCACTTGCTGGCACGATCGCCTCGTTCGCGCCCCAGATGACCGCAGCGGCGGGCGGCCCGACCATCCATGGGTGGGAGGCGATCGGGGTGGTGTTTGTCACGCATTTTCTTCCCAACCTCGACATCATCCCCATCAAGCTGAAGTGGGCGCCGGACCGTTTCCACTGCACGTATTCCCACTCGCTGCTGTTCGCCGCAGTGGTGGGGCTGGCGCTCTGGCCGATCAACGCCTCGTGGGCGCTGCTGGCCGTCGTCAGCCTGCTGCTGCACTTCGCCGCCGACCTCGGCAGCAGCGTCGGGCTCCCGCTGCTGCTGCCGTTCAGCCGAAGAAAGTTCTCGCTGTATCTGTGGGCGGACACCGGCCACTCCGGGTGGTTTGCCTTCAAGAGCACCTACGAGCAGGCGTGGACGTGGATCACTGAGGGCGGGATGTTCGTCGTGTTCGCGGTCCGATTGTACCAACTCGGGGTGTGGCCGCTCGGATGA
- a CDS encoding Gfo/Idh/MocA family oxidoreductase, producing MSDIGADRPMRLCFLGCGRVADAHSRTLRRLRPGVTCSYASRTIDKARALAEKHGGAPVFGSYGEALASPDVDVIAVVTPPGSHLEWTLAAIDAGKDVILEKPPVLRSSDFGAIQKACEARSRFVYIAENYFYKPILAAVRDTLGAGIIGEPLFINLNAVKRQRAETWRDDPREAGGGALFEGGIHWINFAGALGFTIRSVKAARPGAAAGLERSMALLIEYDEGPVGVLSYSWEVASPLKGLRVSRIYGREGSIVFESNGLFLATSGHRWRIRFPNLGDMLGYTGMFADFLRAWRARTEPRMTLARARRDIEVIEEAYRSAGVAPG from the coding sequence ATGAGCGATATCGGCGCCGATCGACCGATGCGGCTGTGTTTCCTCGGCTGCGGTCGCGTGGCCGACGCGCACAGCCGCACGTTGCGCCGCTTGCGCCCTGGCGTGACGTGTTCGTACGCCAGCCGGACGATCGATAAGGCCAGGGCGTTGGCGGAGAAGCATGGCGGGGCCCCGGTGTTTGGCAGTTACGGCGAGGCGTTGGCGAGTCCCGATGTGGATGTGATTGCGGTGGTGACGCCCCCGGGCAGCCATCTCGAGTGGACGCTGGCGGCGATCGACGCCGGCAAGGATGTCATCCTCGAGAAGCCGCCGGTTCTTCGCTCGTCGGACTTCGGCGCCATTCAGAAGGCGTGCGAGGCGCGGAGCCGATTTGTCTACATCGCGGAGAACTACTTTTACAAACCGATCCTGGCAGCCGTGCGCGACACACTTGGCGCTGGGATTATCGGCGAACCGCTCTTTATCAACCTGAACGCGGTGAAGCGGCAACGCGCGGAGACCTGGCGGGATGATCCGCGCGAGGCCGGGGGCGGGGCGCTGTTCGAGGGCGGGATCCATTGGATTAATTTTGCCGGCGCACTTGGCTTCACGATCCGCAGCGTCAAAGCGGCGCGGCCGGGGGCGGCGGCGGGCCTCGAGCGCAGCATGGCGCTGCTGATTGAGTACGACGAGGGGCCTGTCGGCGTGCTGTCGTACTCCTGGGAGGTCGCATCCCCGCTCAAGGGGCTTCGGGTGTCGCGTATCTACGGGCGCGAGGGGAGCATCGTGTTCGAGTCGAACGGGCTGTTTCTCGCGACCTCAGGCCACCGGTGGCGCATTCGATTCCCGAATCTCGGTGACATGTTAGGCTACACGGGAATGTTTGCCGACTTCCTGCGGGCGTGGCGGGCGCGAACAGAGCCGCGCATGACGCTGGCCCGGGCGAGGCGCGATATCGAAGTCATCGAAGAAGCGTATCGATCCGCCGGCGTGGCTCCCGGGTAG